The nucleotide window AGGGCCCTCTCCTCGTCCTCTGGTTTTATGCCCTTCACGGCATCCTTAAGTAGAAACACCTCGAAGCCGTGCCTAGCTGCATCGAGGGCCGTGGCCCTCACGCAGTACTCGGTGGCCACACCGCAGACGTAAACCCTCCTAACGCCCTTCTCCTTGAGAATTTCCGCCAGGTTGGTGCCCTCAAAGCCCGAGTAGGCCTCTTTGTCCGGTTCGTCGGCCTTGGAGATTATTATTGCCTCCTCCGGGAGTTTCACGACGAGCTCCGCTCCAGGGGTCCCCTGCACGCAGTGGGCCGGCCACGGACCGCCTCTCTCCCTGAAGCTGATGTGGTTTTCGGGATGCCAGTCGCGGGTGGCCACGATGAGGGCCCCTCTCTTTCTGAACTCCTCTATGTACTCCTCCACCCTCGGGATTATCCTGTCACCTTCGGGCACTGGGAGTGCTCCACCCGGCATGAAGTCCCGCTGCATGTCAACAACTATGAGCGCCTCCTCCGGCATAACAACCACCGGTTTAAACTTTGACATTGGGCCTATTTAGTCTTGTGCCGCCGGGGATTAAAAGGGGGAGATCTATCCACGAAGCCCCTCTCTGAGTATTGTAACAACGCGTTTAATCTTGCTTTGCAGCTCCTCCAGATTTGCGGTGATTTCTTCGGCGGATGCGGTTATCTCCTCAATGGCGGACGTCTGTTCTTCCATAGCGCTCATTGTGGAGTTAACGTTGTCGGTAACCTTTTGGAGGGAGTTCTCGAACTCTTCAAGCGTACGAGATACATCCAGCAGGGAATTAAGGAACTCCTCCATCTCAGACGAATGGAGGCTGAGCTCCCGGGTTATCGTTGAAATATTCTCGATAGCGGGCAGAATCTTTTCGATATTCTCCTCTATTGTTCTGGCGGTCAGTTTCGTGGTGGCCTCCGATGCCAACGCTATTGCTCTAATCCTCTCCGCGACCTGCCTGCTGTCTTCCGCAAGTTTTCTAACTTCGTCGGCGACTATTCCAAAGCCCCTCCCAGCCTCACCGGCACGCGCTGCCTCAATGGCAGCATTAAGGGCTAGAAGGTTTGTTTGTTTGGCTATGTCGGATATGACGTTCACGTTTTTTGTGACCTCGGCATTCTTTTCAAGCATCTCATTGAGATGTCCTCTGAGCTGTTCAAGCTCCTCTTTGAGGCCCTGAAGGGACGTGCTCTCCCTTTCACTTCTCCGGGAGATTGCTCCTAGGCTTTCACTTATCTCTTTTCCACGGTTCATTATGCTATCAAGCTCTCTCATAGTGTTTGAAAGCTCAACAAGTGACTCATCTCCCATTCTTGCTATTTCCTGTGTCTCGAGCGAGATGGTCTGTGTACTCTCAGATATCTGAGATAGGGCCTGGGAGACCTCGCTCATTGAAGTGTTGATCTCCCCAATGTTTCTCTCAGTTGTCATAAGCTCGTCAACAAGAGCCTCAACCCATCCTTGCTCCATGTACGAGTTCCCCTCGACAAGTCGTTTTATGAATTCATGCACAAGGGTGGCGTCTCCACCGGAAGCACGTATCATGAGGGGAATAATCTTGTTGAGTACAGGTTCGTAGTGTACCTTTAGAAAGTGTCCAAAATCAAAATTGTACTCCTCTAGATGTACTCTCCCGGAGGTTATCAGAGCTTCCTTATCAATGTTCCCGTAACACAGGTTTTTGATGTACTCCTTCATCGCCTGTGCATGGGCTCGCCTGACGTTATCTGGAACCCTCAGTTGCATGTGGATTTCGTCTATCACTCTGTCCACATCGTCATGGATTTTTTTGTATATCTCCACAAGAGACTCCATCCTTATTACCTCCAGTCATATCCCTGATATATCCATCTTTACTTTTAAGCATTTATCCTTCGCAATGTTTCCGGGTAAATCACGAGAGCATCCGACTACAAAGCATGAATTCAATTTCATAAACTTTTTAACGTTTGGGAGATTAGTACCTCTGGTGGTGTCCATGGCGAAACGTCCAATAGTTCTGTTCCTCGTAATCATCATTGTCATCGGGGGTGGGTGCGTATCCTCCCCAGTATCCCAACCCTCCAACGCCACCCATGAGAGTTTGCACCTCGTGAGAATAGGGTTGTCTGACAACGTATACGTTTCAGTGGACCCGAGGGTGGAGCTTGTGGAGGTAATATACCGCATCTCCAGCTCGGAGTGGTACCAAAAGCAGGTGGC belongs to Palaeococcus ferrophilus DSM 13482 and includes:
- a CDS encoding nicotinamidase; its protein translation is MPEEALIVVDMQRDFMPGGALPVPEGDRIIPRVEEYIEEFRKRGALIVATRDWHPENHISFRERGGPWPAHCVQGTPGAELVVKLPEEAIIISKADEPDKEAYSGFEGTNLAEILKEKGVRRVYVCGVATEYCVRATALDAARHGFEVFLLKDAVKGIKPEDEERALKEMDDRGVTVLTL
- a CDS encoding methyl-accepting chemotaxis protein; its protein translation is MESLVEIYKKIHDDVDRVIDEIHMQLRVPDNVRRAHAQAMKEYIKNLCYGNIDKEALITSGRVHLEEYNFDFGHFLKVHYEPVLNKIIPLMIRASGGDATLVHEFIKRLVEGNSYMEQGWVEALVDELMTTERNIGEINTSMSEVSQALSQISESTQTISLETQEIARMGDESLVELSNTMRELDSIMNRGKEISESLGAISRRSERESTSLQGLKEELEQLRGHLNEMLEKNAEVTKNVNVISDIAKQTNLLALNAAIEAARAGEAGRGFGIVADEVRKLAEDSRQVAERIRAIALASEATTKLTARTIEENIEKILPAIENISTITRELSLHSSEMEEFLNSLLDVSRTLEEFENSLQKVTDNVNSTMSAMEEQTSAIEEITASAEEITANLEELQSKIKRVVTILREGLRG